One window of the Allosaccharopolyspora coralli genome contains the following:
- a CDS encoding VirB4 family type IV secretion system protein, protein MPHHHNDHVASSGFAPEAIEVGARHLQIGQDWVASFAVTGFPREVHPGWLQPLLTYPGRLDVSVHIAPIAPTIAADRLRKQLGKLESDRRHNATHGRLANPEVEAATEDAYDLSDRLARGEGRLFRVGLYLTVHAESEQELVEAVSAVRALTSSLLMDAKPTTYRSLQGWVTALPMGLDQIGMTRTFDTAALAAAFPFTSPDLPPPDPASTSAAHGVLYGFNLGSQGLVHWDRFACANYNSVILGRSGAGKSYLVKLEALRSLYRGVQVAIIDPEDEYARLAGAVGGTYVPLGVDGIRLNPLDLPLHTRPDGRRSAPADALRRRSLFCHTLLSVLFGQALNADERAVLDQAVAATYQRAGITDDPRTWTRHAPLLADLRTTLHHTDNDTARELASRLHPFTDGAFSGLFDGPTTTPPAGHLLVFSLRHLPDELKPAGTLLTLDAMWRQVANTAERTPRLCVVDEAWLLMQQHAGAEFLWRMAKSARKHWTGLTVATQDVGDVLGSELGKAVIANAATQILLRQAPQAIDQIARTFALSDGERQYLLAADTGQGLLSTGTQRVAFQAIASDAEHQLITTDPAELAALATSDDEHEVSDDIVLDH, encoded by the coding sequence ATGCCCCACCACCACAACGACCACGTAGCGAGCAGTGGGTTCGCCCCGGAGGCGATCGAGGTCGGCGCCCGCCACCTCCAGATCGGGCAGGACTGGGTCGCCTCCTTCGCCGTCACCGGGTTTCCCCGCGAGGTCCACCCGGGCTGGCTGCAACCCCTGCTGACCTACCCCGGCCGCCTGGACGTGTCGGTGCACATCGCACCCATCGCCCCCACGATCGCCGCCGACCGGTTGCGCAAGCAGCTCGGCAAACTCGAATCCGACCGCCGCCACAACGCCACCCACGGACGGCTCGCCAACCCCGAGGTCGAGGCCGCCACCGAAGACGCCTACGACCTCTCCGACCGCCTCGCCCGCGGCGAAGGCCGCCTGTTCCGCGTCGGCCTGTACCTCACCGTCCACGCCGAAAGCGAACAGGAATTGGTCGAGGCAGTCAGCGCCGTGCGCGCATTGACTTCCAGCCTGCTCATGGACGCCAAACCCACCACCTACAGGTCCTTGCAAGGCTGGGTCACGGCGTTGCCGATGGGGTTGGACCAGATCGGCATGACCCGAACCTTCGACACCGCCGCCCTGGCCGCCGCGTTCCCCTTCACCAGCCCCGACCTGCCACCCCCCGACCCTGCCTCCACGTCGGCGGCGCACGGGGTGCTCTACGGCTTCAACCTCGGCTCCCAGGGATTGGTGCACTGGGACCGGTTCGCCTGCGCCAACTACAACTCCGTCATCCTCGGCCGCTCCGGCGCTGGGAAGTCCTATCTGGTCAAGCTCGAAGCGCTGCGCTCGCTGTATCGCGGCGTGCAGGTCGCCATCATCGACCCCGAGGACGAATACGCCCGCCTCGCTGGTGCGGTCGGCGGCACCTACGTGCCGCTCGGTGTCGACGGCATCCGGCTCAACCCCCTCGACCTGCCCCTGCACACCCGCCCCGACGGGCGCCGCTCGGCCCCCGCCGACGCGCTGCGCCGCCGCAGCCTGTTCTGCCACACCCTGCTGTCCGTCCTGTTCGGACAAGCCCTGAACGCCGACGAACGCGCGGTACTCGACCAGGCCGTGGCCGCCACCTACCAGCGGGCAGGGATCACCGACGACCCCCGCACCTGGACCCGCCACGCCCCACTGCTGGCCGACCTGCGCACCACCCTGCACCACACCGACAACGACACCGCGCGCGAGCTGGCCAGCAGGTTGCATCCGTTCACCGACGGCGCCTTCTCCGGGCTGTTCGACGGCCCCACCACCACACCCCCGGCAGGGCACCTGCTGGTGTTCTCCCTGCGGCACCTGCCCGACGAACTCAAACCCGCCGGAACACTACTGACCCTGGACGCGATGTGGCGCCAGGTTGCGAATACCGCCGAGCGCACACCCCGGTTGTGCGTCGTCGACGAAGCCTGGCTGCTCATGCAGCAACACGCGGGCGCGGAGTTCTTATGGCGCATGGCCAAATCCGCCCGCAAACACTGGACCGGACTCACCGTGGCCACCCAAGACGTCGGCGACGTCCTGGGCTCCGAGTTGGGCAAGGCGGTGATCGCCAACGCCGCCACCCAAATCCTGCTGCGCCAAGCACCCCAAGCCATCGACCAGATCGCGCGCACTTTCGCACTCTCCGACGGCGAACGCCAATACCTGCTCGCAGCCGACACCGGCCAGGGACTGCTGTCCACCGGCACCCAGCGCGTCGCCTTCCAGGCCATCGCCTCCGACGCCGAGCACCAGCTCATCACCACCGACCCCGCCGAACTTGCCGCCCTTGCCACATCCGACGACGAGCACGAAGTCTCAGACGACATCGTGCTCGACCACTGA
- a CDS encoding PrgI family protein, whose product MTRSVRIPADVDREDRILACFTPRQVAVFAVTAGVLYAGWQVTRAWLPVVAYLVVAVPLGIGVALLVVLRRDAVSLDRLLLAAVRQRLHPRRRVSTPSPGGAVPEWLAEVADDTTAPAIGGLDLPAQGVGEAGVVDLGRDGVALVAACSTVNFALRTPDEQDALTAGFGRYLHSLTGSIQILVRAQRLDLSAHVGELRQQASALPHPALETAALDHADYLDHLGGQVELLRRQILLVLREPVTTPTDTLTGPRLRLPLRRPARNGGPPDAVRRAATARLTRRVQEAGDLLAPAGIDVSPLDADQATTVLTAATNPDAPLVPTAGMAAAHEVITTAPEPDDTEDTP is encoded by the coding sequence ATGACCCGCAGTGTGCGGATTCCGGCGGATGTGGATCGGGAGGATCGGATCCTGGCTTGCTTCACGCCCCGGCAGGTCGCGGTGTTCGCGGTGACCGCCGGAGTGCTCTATGCCGGGTGGCAGGTCACCCGTGCCTGGCTGCCGGTCGTGGCCTACCTGGTGGTGGCCGTACCGCTCGGGATCGGGGTGGCGCTGCTGGTGGTGCTGCGCCGGGACGCGGTGAGCCTGGACCGGCTGCTGCTGGCCGCCGTGCGGCAACGGCTGCACCCCCGCCGCCGCGTGTCGACGCCCTCGCCGGGCGGGGCGGTGCCGGAGTGGTTGGCCGAGGTCGCCGACGACACCACCGCACCCGCCATCGGGGGGCTGGACCTGCCCGCCCAGGGTGTCGGTGAGGCGGGGGTGGTCGACCTCGGCCGCGACGGGGTGGCGCTGGTAGCGGCGTGCTCCACGGTGAACTTCGCGCTGCGCACCCCGGACGAGCAGGACGCACTCACCGCCGGGTTCGGCCGCTACCTGCACAGCCTCACCGGCAGCATCCAGATCCTCGTCCGCGCCCAGCGTCTGGATCTCTCCGCCCACGTCGGCGAGTTGCGCCAGCAGGCTTCGGCGTTGCCACATCCGGCGTTGGAGACCGCCGCGCTGGACCACGCCGACTATCTCGACCACCTGGGCGGCCAGGTCGAGCTGCTGCGACGACAGATCCTGCTCGTGCTCCGCGAACCCGTCACCACACCGACCGACACGCTCACCGGCCCCCGACTCCGGCTGCCGTTGCGGCGCCCTGCCCGGAACGGCGGGCCTCCGGATGCCGTGCGGCGGGCGGCCACAGCCCGGCTGACGCGGCGCGTCCAGGAGGCCGGGGACCTGCTGGCCCCGGCCGGGATCGACGTGAGCCCGCTGGATGCCGACCAGGCCACCACGGTGCTCACCGCCGCCACCAACCCCGACGCCCCGCTCGTGCCGACCGCAGGGATGGCCGCCGCGCACGAGGTCATCACCACCGCACCCGAACCCGACGACACCGAGGACACACCCTGA
- a CDS encoding pilin — translation MSDVDPIARSCSPTHRLLQHPEAASPVRRPRPARARRGRWARPLLLTVVVFGVLVSATGTAHAETTEVLAVAPNLQTVLNNIRNWVMGLLALIATVFLTIGGVRYITANGDPGEIGKAKEAFKNAAIGFGLAALAPVVVDILTYFVGGL, via the coding sequence ATGAGCGACGTTGACCCGATTGCCCGTTCCTGTTCCCCGACCCACCGGCTGCTCCAGCATCCGGAGGCGGCCTCCCCGGTGCGCCGCCCCCGCCCGGCTCGTGCCCGGCGGGGGCGGTGGGCCCGCCCGCTGCTGCTGACCGTGGTCGTCTTCGGTGTGCTGGTGTCGGCCACTGGCACGGCCCATGCCGAGACCACCGAGGTGTTGGCGGTGGCCCCGAACCTTCAGACGGTGTTGAACAACATCCGCAACTGGGTCATGGGGCTGCTGGCCCTGATCGCCACGGTGTTCCTCACCATCGGCGGCGTCCGCTACATCACGGCCAATGGTGATCCGGGCGAGATCGGCAAGGCCAAGGAGGCGTTCAAGAACGCCGCCATCGGCTTCGGCCTGGCCGCACTCGCCCCGGTCGTGGTCGACATCCTCACCTACTTCGTCGGCGGGCTCTGA
- a CDS encoding TRM11 family methyltransferase, translating into MPHPVTRPASVWDTGRHDLRHQLAHRHVTATRAGSALTPAVARRIITTYTAPGDTVCDPQPGPGLVLAEAIRAGRHALGVKPGPDWVSALEGNLDHARLAGPVGTVHLLNTLDDPHTDGIPTPIDLLVTGVHPAAQRLADAMIQLTDALGPIARWVRPGGFVVLASRPWRHEHTLLDMPRLLCRTATTIGFTPVEHCVALTAPMRDNQIRPRSRTRSGQRTEHRDPHGRPTAQPTHLDVLVFRAAPTAANPTPRDEPVTAPLHHNDDVTPHNSESLESPKRPSRRLSNGESAR; encoded by the coding sequence ATGCCCCACCCCGTCACCCGGCCCGCCAGCGTCTGGGACACCGGCCGCCACGACCTCCGCCACCAACTCGCACACCGCCACGTCACCGCCACCCGAGCAGGCAGCGCGCTCACACCCGCCGTCGCGCGGCGCATCATCACCACCTACACCGCACCCGGCGACACCGTCTGCGACCCCCAACCCGGACCCGGACTCGTCCTCGCCGAAGCCATCCGCGCCGGACGCCACGCCCTCGGCGTGAAACCGGGTCCGGACTGGGTCTCGGCGCTGGAAGGCAACCTCGACCACGCCCGCCTCGCCGGACCCGTCGGCACCGTCCACCTGCTCAACACCCTCGACGACCCCCACACCGACGGCATCCCCACCCCGATCGACCTCCTCGTCACCGGAGTACATCCCGCAGCCCAGCGCCTCGCCGACGCGATGATCCAACTGACCGACGCACTCGGCCCGATCGCCCGATGGGTCCGCCCCGGAGGCTTCGTCGTGCTCGCCAGCCGACCCTGGCGACACGAACACACGCTGCTGGACATGCCCAGGCTCCTGTGCCGCACCGCCACCACGATCGGGTTCACCCCCGTCGAGCACTGCGTGGCCCTGACCGCACCCATGCGCGACAACCAGATCCGGCCACGCTCCCGCACCCGCAGCGGTCAACGAACCGAACACCGCGACCCGCACGGCCGCCCCACCGCACAACCGACCCACCTCGACGTACTGGTCTTCCGGGCCGCGCCGACCGCCGCCAACCCCACTCCGAGGGATGAGCCGGTGACCGCGCCCCTCCACCACAACGATGACGTCACTCCGCACAACAGCGAATCCCTCGAATCGCCTAAGAGGCCCAGCCGACGTCTCTCAAACGGGGAGTCCGCCCGATGA
- a CDS encoding DNA cytosine methyltransferase, translating into MMANHKNGAALPTVGSLCTGYGGLDMGTIAAFGGGQLAWFAETDPHMATVLQQRIPSVPNLGDITAVDWSDLPRVNVLTAGFPCQDISAAGKRAGIRKGNRSGLFYRIMDAVRVLRPDYVVLENVAALRWKDGGLGDVLAHLAEAGYDAFWTSIRASDIGAPHRRERIFILAHPHQRLPNDHAPTAAHKPERNTSLSGIGTAGLSDPRRFRRHTHGMRPAPAEDSRSANQHPVPATPGTPSPHLTLVTDTDGLGRDERLSQRQGLERQPRPHRSGDRIPAHTAGGRQSQEPPGNRPASLRAGTGTGHRNGPRHDAGRTGDMVGSPGLLDWGVYEAAIRRWETILGRPAPPPTERGRTGRPRLSPLFVEWMMGLSVGKSIINDCISAGKRGLYVRDVCRGPARRLGVCR; encoded by the coding sequence ATGATGGCCAACCACAAAAACGGCGCTGCTTTGCCCACGGTGGGTTCCTTGTGCACCGGATACGGCGGGCTGGACATGGGAACGATCGCCGCCTTCGGCGGCGGTCAATTGGCGTGGTTCGCCGAAACCGATCCACACATGGCTACCGTGCTCCAGCAGCGAATCCCCTCGGTGCCCAACCTCGGGGATATCACTGCCGTCGACTGGAGCGACCTTCCTCGCGTGAACGTCCTGACAGCCGGTTTCCCGTGCCAGGACATCTCGGCGGCCGGAAAACGAGCAGGAATACGGAAAGGAAACCGGAGTGGACTGTTCTATCGAATCATGGACGCCGTTCGCGTTCTACGACCCGACTACGTCGTGCTGGAAAACGTCGCCGCTCTCCGATGGAAAGACGGCGGCCTCGGCGACGTTCTCGCGCACCTGGCCGAAGCAGGGTATGACGCGTTCTGGACAAGCATCCGCGCCAGCGACATCGGAGCGCCGCACCGCCGCGAACGCATCTTCATCCTCGCCCACCCCCATCAACGCCTCCCCAACGACCACGCGCCAACAGCGGCGCACAAGCCGGAACGGAACACTTCGTTGTCCGGGATCGGCACAGCGGGCCTTTCCGACCCCCGACGTTTCCGACGCCACACGCACGGGATGCGACCCGCACCAGCGGAAGACAGCAGGTCGGCAAATCAACACCCTGTTCCCGCCACCCCAGGAACACCATCGCCGCACCTCACGCTCGTTACCGACACCGACGGCCTCGGACGCGACGAAAGGCTCTCCCAACGGCAGGGACTCGAACGGCAACCCCGGCCTCACCGCAGCGGTGATCGAATTCCTGCCCACACCGCTGGCGGGAGGCAATCGCAAGAGCCGCCCGGCAATCGTCCGGCATCGCTGCGGGCCGGGACTGGAACAGGCCATCGAAATGGCCCTCGGCATGATGCCGGAAGAACTGGCGACATGGTCGGAAGCCCCGGGCTCCTGGACTGGGGCGTCTACGAGGCGGCGATCCGACGATGGGAAACGATCCTAGGACGACCCGCTCCACCCCCCACCGAACGCGGACGAACCGGGCGACCTCGGCTCTCGCCGCTGTTCGTGGAATGGATGATGGGCCTTTCTGTCGGGAAATCGATCATTAATGACTGTATTTCTGCTGGTAAGCGCGGTCTTTATGTGCGCGACGTGTGTCGTGGACCGGCGCGGCGGTTGGGGGTGTGTCGCTGA
- a CDS encoding DNA cytosine methyltransferase, which translates to MGVVVGSLCTGYGGLDAGALNALGGGRVAWVADPDRHACVLLEDRLPGVPNLGDIREVDFSTVEPVDVLTAGFPCQDVSAAGKRVGIRHGNRSGLWFHVARAVRELRPALVVIENVAALRWRDGGLHIVLGDLHEAGYDCAWTSLKASDVGAAHRRERIFILGWPRDEEARTASPPANGEDVVDEPPVDWGPYEAAIRRWEAVMGRSAPYPVQTGQRGRPVLSSRFVEFLMGLEDGYLSSLDIRRTAQLRLLGNGVVPQQASHAIRSLLADGAVAARGDVEEGRAA; encoded by the coding sequence ATGGGCGTGGTGGTCGGTTCGTTGTGCACTGGGTACGGCGGTTTGGATGCCGGGGCGTTGAACGCGCTCGGTGGTGGGCGGGTCGCCTGGGTGGCGGATCCCGATCGGCACGCGTGCGTGCTGTTGGAGGACCGGTTGCCCGGTGTGCCCAACCTGGGCGACATCCGCGAGGTGGACTTCTCGACGGTCGAGCCGGTGGACGTGCTCACGGCGGGGTTTCCTTGCCAGGACGTGTCGGCTGCGGGCAAACGTGTCGGTATCCGGCATGGCAATCGCAGCGGGCTGTGGTTCCACGTTGCCCGCGCAGTGCGCGAGCTGCGGCCCGCGCTGGTGGTGATCGAGAACGTTGCGGCGTTGCGGTGGCGCGATGGCGGGCTGCATATCGTGCTCGGCGATCTGCACGAGGCCGGCTACGACTGTGCGTGGACGAGCCTGAAGGCCAGTGATGTGGGTGCGGCTCATCGCCGCGAGCGGATCTTCATCCTCGGATGGCCGCGCGACGAGGAGGCGAGGACCGCGTCGCCTCCCGCGAACGGTGAGGACGTGGTCGACGAGCCGCCGGTCGACTGGGGGCCGTATGAGGCTGCGATCCGGCGCTGGGAAGCGGTCATGGGGCGGTCGGCGCCTTACCCGGTCCAGACCGGTCAGCGAGGACGACCGGTGTTGTCGAGTCGTTTCGTGGAGTTCTTGATGGGGCTCGAGGACGGCTACTTGTCCAGTTTGGACATTCGGCGTACCGCGCAGCTTCGTCTACTCGGCAACGGTGTCGTGCCGCAGCAAGCATCGCACGCCATTCGTTCGTTGCTGGCCGACGGCGCCGTCGCGGCGCGTGGCGACGTCGAGGAAGGCCGCGCGGCATGA
- a CDS encoding DUF6262 family protein translates to MTAPHTPDAPAASGLVKARQRDVEHRRQRVQQALADMTTDATPISVSSVAARAGVHRSFIHRHPDLHGAVLTAASQALTAPSAASAAISHRSVLAENANLHAQNRRQAQHIRDLEDRLSELLGQQAFQRSGLGAATNTATLQAEIDHQQHTISDLTRALAERDEELAAAREATRRLMTELNRP, encoded by the coding sequence ATGACCGCACCCCACACTCCTGACGCGCCTGCGGCGTCGGGGCTGGTCAAGGCGCGGCAGCGTGACGTCGAGCACCGCCGCCAACGAGTCCAGCAGGCGCTGGCCGACATGACCACCGACGCGACACCGATCAGCGTCTCCTCGGTCGCCGCGCGGGCCGGGGTGCACCGGTCGTTCATCCACCGCCACCCCGACCTGCACGGGGCCGTGCTCACCGCCGCCAGCCAAGCCCTCACCGCGCCCTCGGCCGCCTCGGCCGCGATCAGCCACCGGTCGGTGCTGGCCGAGAACGCCAACCTGCACGCGCAGAACCGGCGGCAGGCACAGCACATCCGCGACCTGGAAGACCGGCTCTCCGAACTGCTCGGCCAGCAGGCGTTCCAGCGCAGCGGACTCGGCGCCGCCACCAACACCGCCACGCTCCAAGCCGAGATCGACCACCAGCAGCACACGATCTCCGACCTCACACGCGCCCTGGCCGAACGCGACGAAGAACTCGCCGCCGCCCGCGAAGCCACCCGACGACTCATGACCGAGCTCAACCGACCCTGA